In Equus quagga isolate Etosha38 chromosome 14, UCLA_HA_Equagga_1.0, whole genome shotgun sequence, one DNA window encodes the following:
- the MUC15 gene encoding mucin-15 gives MFTSAKILLISTLFSLLLFGSHGEGLEINTTQSIAEGLKKIENESVPFGTEANLNSDKEYRETSFLKANNSSSWDPSNKIHRTTDSFNNLSPDNFTRSPRPTPMFSISPPLIHSFVSKLPWNSSIADENPLPASAPASATSAISSENVTWSSANDTMKTPDNSSTTISILPSAPNTMSVTPMTTEPDEWLTPTSDSSVGFTPYQETTTLQPTLKFTNNSKIFPNTPDPQEENRNTGVVFGAILGAILGASLLSLVGYLLCGKKKTESFSHRRLYDDRNEPVLRLDNAPEPYDVSFGNSSYYNPTVKDSPLPAGRENARDSIPMDDIPSLRTSI, from the exons ATGTTCACCTCAGCCAAAATTCTGTTGATTTCAACTTTGTTTAGTTTACTACTATTTGGAAGCCATGGGGAAGGTCTAGAAATTAACACAACACAAAGCATTGCAGAAGgcttgaaaaaaatagaaaatgaatctGTTCCTTTTGGAACTGAAGCAAATTTAAACTCAGataaagaatatagagaaacCTCCTTTCTCAAGGCAAATAATTCCTCTTCTTGGGATCCATCAAATAAAATCCATAGAACAACAGATTCCTTCAACAATTTATCACCAGACAACTTTACCAGGAGCCCAAGACCCACACCCATGTTCTCCATCAGCCCTCCCTTGATCCACAGCTTTGTTTCTAAATTACCTTGGAACTCATCTATAGCAGATGAAAATCCTCTGCCAGCCTCAGCACCTGCCAGTGCTACATCTGCCATATCTTCAGAAAATGTTACTTGGTCTTCGGCCAATGATACCATGAAAACTCCTGACAACAGTTCCACTACAATTAGCATCCTCCCTTCAGCACCGAACACCATGTCTGTGACCCCCATGACAACGGAACCAGATGAATGGCTTACCCCAACCAGTGATAGCTCGGTGGGGTTTACCCCCTATCAAGAAACAACAACTCTACAGCCCACCTTAAAATTCACCAATAATTCAAAAATCTTTCCAAATACACCAGACCCTCAAGAAg agaaCAGAAATACAGGAGTGGTGTTTGGGGCCATTTTAGGTGCTATTCTGGGTGCCTCATTGCTGAGTCTCGTTGGCTACTTGTtgtgtggaaaaaagaaaacggaGTCATTTTCCCATCGGCGACTTTATGACGACAGAAATGAACCAG tGCTGCGATTAGACAATGCACCGGAACCGTATGATGTAAGTTTTGGGAATTCTAGTTATTACAACCCAACTGTGAAGGACTCACCCTTGCCAGCAGGCCGAGAAAATGCACGTGACAGCATTCCTATGGATGACATACCTTCACTTCGTACCTCAAtataa